The region TGACCGGCGGTCTGGCCAAGGAAGCGGCCTCGCTGCTGACCCAGCTCTATACGGCGTTCCTGGCCAAGGACATGGCCATGCTGGAGATCAACCCGCTGATCGTCACCGCTGACGACCACCTGCGAGTTCTGGACGCCAAGGTGTCCTTCGACGGCAACGCCCTGTTCCGTCACCCCGACATCCGCGAGCTGCGCGACACCTCGGAAGAAGACCCGAAGGAAATCGAAGCTTCGAAGTTCGACCTGGCCTACATCGCCCTCGATGGTGAAATCGGCTGCATGGTCAACGGCGCCGGTCTGGCCATGGCCACCATGGACATCATCAAGCTGTACGGCGCCGAGCCGGCCAACTTCCTCGATGTCGGCGGCGGCGCCAGCAAGGAGAAGGTCACCGCGGCCTTCAAGATCATCACCGCTGACCCGGCCGTCAAAGGCATCCTGGTCAACATCTTCGGCGGCATCATGCGCTGCGACATCATCGCCGAGGGCGTCATCGCCGCAGTGAAGGAAGTCGGCCTGACGGTTCCGCTGGTCGTCCGTCTCGAAGGCACCAATGTCGAGCTGGGCAAGAAAATCATCTCGGAAAGCGGCCTGAACGTCATCGCCGCCAACGATCTGTCCGACGGCGCCGAGAAGATCGTCGCCGCCGTGAAGGGCGCGAAATAATGTCGGT is a window of Caulobacter sp. NIBR2454 DNA encoding:
- the sucC gene encoding ADP-forming succinate--CoA ligase subunit beta — encoded protein: MNIHEHQAKAVLAEFGVPVPRGFAAFTPAEAEEAAKKLGGPVFVVKSQIHAGGRGKGKFEGLAPDAKGGVRVVKSVEEVKSNAAEMLGRVLVTHQTGPKGKQVNRLYIEEGAAIAKEFYLSLLVDRETSHVSVVCSTEGGMDIEDVAHATPEKIHTFSIDPATGVWPTHQRALAKSLGLTGGLAKEAASLLTQLYTAFLAKDMAMLEINPLIVTADDHLRVLDAKVSFDGNALFRHPDIRELRDTSEEDPKEIEASKFDLAYIALDGEIGCMVNGAGLAMATMDIIKLYGAEPANFLDVGGGASKEKVTAAFKIITADPAVKGILVNIFGGIMRCDIIAEGVIAAVKEVGLTVPLVVRLEGTNVELGKKIISESGLNVIAANDLSDGAEKIVAAVKGAK